ACGATCCCGTGGAAACCGCCCGCCACTGGGAAAAACAGGGCACCAAGCTGCTTCATCTGGTCGATCTGGACGGTGCTTTTGCAGGGCACTCGGTTCACACCGAAATCATTGCCTCCATCGTTCGGGCGATCTCCATTCCCGTGGAATTGGGGGGCGGCATTCGCTCTCTGGACACCATTCAACGGGCCCTCCATCTCGGCGTGACCCGCGTCATCCTGGGGAGCGTGGCTGTTACGCAGCCTGAAATCGTGGAAAAAGCGCTCCAGGAATTTTCATCTGAAAAAATTGCGTTGGGCGTGGATGCGCTTGGAGGGAAAATTGCCACGCACGGCTGGGAAAAGGTTTCCTCAATGGAATTGTTTGCCTTTTTGCGCCAGTGGGAAGAAAAGGGCATCGGCCACGTAATTTACACCGACATTTCCCGTGACGGCATGCTGTCCGGTCCGGATACCGAAACGGTTTTCCGGATGGCAGAGGCTTTCTCGTTTCAGATAGTCGTTTCCGGAGGCATTGCCACCGAAGCGGACGTCCTGCAGTTCTGCCGCCCGGAGCTCCCAACCATTGAAGGTGTCATTTTGGGGAAGTCCCTCTACGCCGGAACCCTGGATTTTGTTCATTTGAATCAGCAACTGGAGCAGCGCAGATGTTAGCCAAACGAATTATTCCCTGTCTCGACGTCCACCACGGAAAGGTGGTTAAAGGAATTAACTTTGTTAATTTAGTGGATGCCGGCGATCCGGTGGAGAATGCGATTCGCTACAACGAAGAAGGGGCCGACGAACTGGTGTTCTTGGACATTACCGCCTCGGTGGAAGAACGTGCCATTTTACTGGATGTGGTGTCGCGCACGGCTGAGGCGATTTTCATTCCCTTTACCGTGGGGGGCGGCATTCGCACGGTAGACGACATGAATGCCCTGCTTTCGGCCGGAGCAGACAAAATTTCCGTAAACACAGCCGCGATTCAAAATCCCGATTTAATTGAAAAGGGGGCTAAAATCTTTGGGAATCAGTGCATTGTGGTTGCTATCGACGCCAAATGGAACGGCCGTTTTTTTGAAGTGTACTCCCGCGGCGGACGAACGCCAACGGGTAAAGATGCGGTGGCCTGGGCAAAAGAAGCGGAAGCCCGGGGAGCCGGTGAAATTCTACTGACCAGCATCGATCGGGACGGTACTAAATCCGGGTACAATATTCCCCTTTTACAGGCCATTTCGGATGCGGTGAACCTGCCGGTGATTGCGTCCGGCGGAGCCGGGAAAAAGGAACATTTTCTTGAAGCCTTTTCTGAAGGCCATGCCGACGCCGCCCTCGCCGCGTCTCTGTTCCATTTCGGGGAATTGAGCATTGGTGAAGTGAAGTGTTTTCTGGAACAGAACGGCATTGTGGTGAGAATGTGAAATTCTCACTGCGAAATCGTAACAGCGCAAAAAACGCCGTTTTTGTTCCGTCCCTTCGACAAGCTCAGGGACCGGAACCGTGCGGGTACCAAGCCATTAATCGGACGCTGAGCCACTAATCGGTTGCTGAGCCTGTCGAAGCAACCGCACATTAGGCCAACGTCCCTTCGACACGCTCAGGGAGCTGAAAAATTTGAGTGCAAAAAATTGGAGGAAACATGGTCATTGATTTTCACACACACACCTTTCTCAGTGACGGGTACCTGAATCCCTCGGCAGCCATCTACTACGCCTGGAAACTGGGGTATCGGGCCATCGGCCTCACGGACCACGTGGACGCAGGCAACTGGAAGCCGGTACTGGAACAAATACTCCGCGTTTGCGAGGACGCCAACCGCCGCTGGGATATTACTGCCATTCCCGGGGTAGAAATTACCCACGCCCCGGCAGAAAGTATCCCTGAAATTGCCGAAAAGGCCCGGCACTTCGGGGCCCAAATCATTGTGGTACACGGTGAAACGCCGGTGGAACTGGTGCCGCCGGGAACCAATCATTTTGCCATGGAATCGGACATCGACATATTGGCGCACCCCGGATTTATTTCAGAGGACGACGTGCAGCTGGCCGCCAGCCGCGGGATTTATCTGGAAATTTCCGCCCGAAAAGGCCATTCCCTAACCAACGGTTACGTGGCTCAACAGGCACTCAAATTCGGAGCTCAAATGGTCATCGACAGCGACGCCCACACAATCAGCGATTACCTCTCGGACGAGATGGTGAGAAAGGTAGGATTGGGCGCGGGCCTCACAGAGGAGCAATTCGCAGACGTTCTGAAAAATGCGGAACATTTGTTGGAAAAGGTGAAATCTGCGAGGTAACCGCAAAACTGTTTAAAAGAATTCAGGGAATGTTGCGTTTTTAACTAAACATCTTCGCAAATTTTTTCTTGTAGAGTCGCAAGATTTTGCGGCTCTACAACCGCAATTTTTTTGGGGAATATTTTTGCTGTTTTGCATTTCCGCGTGTTTCGCGGGTGAAATTCTAAATTCAGAGGAACCCATGCTTGAACCCGATTTTACCAAAAGTCCTTTGCTTCCCGCCATTTTGCAGGATGTGCACACCGGCCAGGTGTTGATGCTTGGCTACATGAACGAGGAAGCCTATCAAAAAACTCTAAAAACCAAACTGGCGCACTTTTACAGCCGTTCGCGGCAGAGCCTCTGGTTGAAGGGCGAAACCTCCGGGCATTTTCAGCACGTGAAGGAAATCCGCGTGGATTGCGACGCCGACGCCATTTTGCTTAAGGTCGAACCCGAAGGCCCTACCTGCCACACGGGCCACCAATCCTGTTTTTACCGCGCGGTCACGGCAGACGAACAGCCTTCTTCAGAAGCCATCTTGCAGGATTTGGAAGACCTCATTCTGGAGCGCAAAAAACAGCGGCCTGAAAAGTCCTACACCGTGGAGTTGTTTCGCGAGGGCAAGGCCAAAATTGCGCAAAAAGTGGGGGAAGAAGCCACGGAGACCCTGGTGGCCTACCTGGCCCAAACGGGCCAGCGTCTGGTGGAAGAAACCGCCGATTTGCTCTATCACCTGCTCGTCTTACTGGCGGATGCAGGAGTGCCCCTCTCCAGTGTCTGGCGGGAACTGGCCAAACGGCGAAAATAAAAATAGCCGCAAATGCGTGAATGATTATCTTTTTATTCGCACATTCGCGGCCATTATTTTCACGGCAATCCAAAATAGAAATAGAGCTTCCCTGAGTACAGGCCCTTTGCCTCAAATTTCTGGCTTTCCGGGCCAAATTGATCTGCATCCTTAAATTTTGTACCCATCGCCGGAATGGCATGCAGGATGGAAATCCCCCCTGGCGGCCAGATCATTTTGGTGTGCCGGGGATGATCCCCATCGGGCTGCGAGAACAGGCGCAAAAACAGGCTGTCTGAATCGATGGCCAGCGTTACGGGGCCGTCGTCTGTTTGGAGCACCGCCCAATTGACTTGAGCGTAGTATCCCTCAAATTCGGGATAGTTCCAAGCTGTGGCCGGTGCAAAATTCTTGAAACCGTTTTCCCACACATCCACGTGTTGCCCTTTCAGTCGATTCTGCCAGACACGGTAAGGCCCCTTCCCAAGCCAGGTCATTGTGTGAACCCGCTTTTTGGGATAATCAAACGAAATGCCCAGGTAATCCACCTGCCCCGTGTCGGAGAGAACGTACTCCAGACCAAGCCAGCCACTACCGTCTATCGTCCATGCTAACTTTTTAAAATGAGGCTGTCCTTCAACGAAAAGCTTCACCGCGTGCGGAAGGCGTTTTGTGTGAATCCTCGCCTGAACAACCGAATCCCGACTTCCGGACGCCACAAATCGGGGGCCGTTTGAGAAGGGAATGGTATGGCCCCCTTGCTGAACGTTTGCCAGCAGAC
This window of the Calditrichota bacterium genome carries:
- a CDS encoding 1-(5-phosphoribosyl)-5-((5-phosphoribosylamino)methylideneamino)imidazole-4-carboxamide isomerase (catalyzes the formation of 5-(5-phospho-1-deoxyribulos-1-ylamino)methylideneamino-l-(5-hosphoribosyl)imidazole-4-carboxamide from 1-(5-phosphoribosyl)-5-[(5-phosphoribosylamino)methylideneamino] imidazole-4-carboxamide), whose translation is DPVETARHWEKQGTKLLHLVDLDGAFAGHSVHTEIIASIVRAISIPVELGGGIRSLDTIQRALHLGVTRVILGSVAVTQPEIVEKALQEFSSEKIALGVDALGGKIATHGWEKVSSMELFAFLRQWEEKGIGHVIYTDISRDGMLSGPDTETVFRMAEAFSFQIVVSGGIATEADVLQFCRPELPTIEGVILGKSLYAGTLDFVHLNQQLEQRRC
- the hisF gene encoding imidazole glycerol phosphate synthase subunit HisF, yielding MLAKRIIPCLDVHHGKVVKGINFVNLVDAGDPVENAIRYNEEGADELVFLDITASVEERAILLDVVSRTAEAIFIPFTVGGGIRTVDDMNALLSAGADKISVNTAAIQNPDLIEKGAKIFGNQCIVVAIDAKWNGRFFEVYSRGGRTPTGKDAVAWAKEAEARGAGEILLTSIDRDGTKSGYNIPLLQAISDAVNLPVIASGGAGKKEHFLEAFSEGHADAALAASLFHFGELSIGEVKCFLEQNGIVVRM
- a CDS encoding histidinol phosphate phosphatase domain-containing protein; this encodes MVIDFHTHTFLSDGYLNPSAAIYYAWKLGYRAIGLTDHVDAGNWKPVLEQILRVCEDANRRWDITAIPGVEITHAPAESIPEIAEKARHFGAQIIVVHGETPVELVPPGTNHFAMESDIDILAHPGFISEDDVQLAASRGIYLEISARKGHSLTNGYVAQQALKFGAQMVIDSDAHTISDYLSDEMVRKVGLGAGLTEEQFADVLKNAEHLLEKVKSAR
- a CDS encoding bifunctional phosphoribosyl-AMP cyclohydrolase/phosphoribosyl-ATP diphosphatase HisIE, translated to MLEPDFTKSPLLPAILQDVHTGQVLMLGYMNEEAYQKTLKTKLAHFYSRSRQSLWLKGETSGHFQHVKEIRVDCDADAILLKVEPEGPTCHTGHQSCFYRAVTADEQPSSEAILQDLEDLILERKKQRPEKSYTVELFREGKAKIAQKVGEEATETLVAYLAQTGQRLVEETADLLYHLLVLLADAGVPLSSVWRELAKRRK